The Nitrospiraceae bacterium genome contains a region encoding:
- a CDS encoding YtxH domain-containing protein → MSEQGKQVVKVAALVAGGAVIGAGLGLLFAPQSGSETRRDISRYARKTQIHATRWSRAIQSGVKEAMERGRAAYMLHREAKPTVEAA, encoded by the coding sequence ATGTCAGAGCAAGGGAAACAGGTAGTAAAAGTGGCGGCACTCGTCGCCGGTGGAGCTGTGATTGGGGCGGGTCTAGGGTTATTGTTTGCACCACAGTCTGGATCGGAGACCAGGCGAGACATTAGTCGCTACGCCAGAAAAACACAGATTCATGCGACCCGTTGGAGTCGCGCGATTCAATCGGGTGTGAAAGAAGCTATGGAGCGCGGACGGGCTGCCTACATGCTACATCGAGAGGCAAAGCCGACGGTCGAAGCAGCCTAA